A single window of Granulicella cerasi DNA harbors:
- a CDS encoding PExPT-CTERM protein has translation MKKAILYTSTLIALVALAHPALAQSGCSDSPENPTLILAGLAGGVYGLNTLRMRIRARRAPKN, from the coding sequence ATGAAGAAGGCAATTCTTTACACCTCCACTCTGATCGCTCTTGTCGCGCTGGCACACCCGGCGTTGGCGCAGTCTGGTTGTTCAGACTCGCCTGAAAATCCAACGCTGATCCTTGCCGGTCTGGCAGGCGGCGTTTATGGGTTGAACACCCTGCGTATGCGCATCCGCGCACGTCGCGCCCCGAAGAACTAA
- the frr gene encoding ribosome recycling factor has protein sequence MASAMANIEALKSVGENLKSRMNKTVEDFRTHLSSVRTGRASVHMLDSIRVEQYGSEVPLSQVGTLKAPDATSLTVEPWDKSILGAIEKAIRGSNQGFNPMNDGKIVRVPVPPMTEERRKEAVKQLAGVLEDHKTSIRNIRRDGNDQVKKAAKDKLISSDDEKKANDEIQALTDAEIKRLEENFKAKEKEVMTI, from the coding sequence ATGGCATCGGCGATGGCAAATATCGAAGCGCTGAAGAGCGTCGGGGAAAACCTTAAGTCCCGCATGAACAAGACTGTGGAGGACTTCCGCACTCATCTGTCGAGTGTTCGCACCGGCCGCGCTTCGGTGCACATGCTGGACAGCATTCGCGTAGAGCAGTACGGCTCGGAAGTGCCGCTTTCGCAGGTGGGCACCCTGAAGGCCCCCGATGCGACCTCGCTGACGGTCGAGCCGTGGGACAAGAGCATCCTGGGCGCGATTGAGAAGGCGATCCGCGGATCGAACCAGGGCTTCAATCCCATGAATGACGGCAAGATCGTGCGTGTGCCGGTTCCTCCGATGACCGAGGAGCGCCGCAAGGAAGCGGTCAAGCAGCTTGCGGGCGTCCTCGAGGACCACAAGACCTCGATCCGCAACATCCGCCGCGATGGCAATGACCAGGTGAAGAAGGCGGCCAAGGACAAGCTGATCTCGTCCGACGACGAGAAGAAGGCGAATGACGAGATTCAGGCTTTGACGGACGCGGAGATCAAGCGTCTTGAGGAGAACTTCAAGGCCAAGGAAAAGGAAGTCATGACGATCTGA